TGACCCTGAAACACAGCTGTTCACATACCCATGCCCTTGTGGTGATCGTTTTCAGATCAGTATCGATGACATGTTTGATGGGGAAGAGATTGCGGTGTGTCCCAGTTGTTCTCTTATGATTCAAGTTATATTTGAACGTGAAGATTTGCAGGAGTATTACGAGGAAGCCGGTATTGAACCTCCTACGCccattgctgctgctgcttaAGGAAATATGGTTTTAGTTATGGATTTGGCTATACCTCATCAGTGTTCTTTAGTAGGACACTGAAGAGATGGTATTATTAACCAGATGTCTTGAGGGATCCGACTCGAATCTGAAACTACATTCGATAGGTTCTCTTGTATACAGAGTTGATGATACGCCGATCGAAAAGAAGGTTTATGAATATATGAGGTgcttttcctttttataaGTTTTTAAAGGAAGCTTATTGTCGTAACGGTGATGATATCAggatttatatattatttcaCTGATATATGTAATGAGTTATTGGTATGCTGAGTGGTTACTTGTACGGGTAGACTTTCGTACCCTAGTGCAGTACCCATAGTATGGCGTTCATATGTAGCGAGAAAAACATTTCAGAATCCCGTGTACTATCAAAATGAGGAAAGGAGCCGGCTTACGATAGAGGTTTCACATCCATTCTATGATGCAAGAGTTAGTCTCCAAACCTACTGGTGGGCAGCGACTGTTAGCTTCAGATGGGTCTTCACCTTCTGTTCCTAGAAAGCTTGCTGAACCGGTTAGTATGAAACGGGTGGCCAGACCGTTGCGGCATATTAAGCATATTCCTGTGAAGTCGTTGAAGTTTTATTCTAGAGATCATCC
This region of Eremothecium cymbalariae DBVPG#7215 chromosome 4, complete sequence genomic DNA includes:
- the KTI11 gene encoding Kti11p (similar to Ashbya gossypii AGR374C) codes for the protein MSTYDQVEIEDLTFDPETQLFTYPCPCGDRFQISIDDMFDGEEIAVCPSCSLMIQVIFEREDLQEYYEEAGIEPPTPIAAAA